ataaaataactccataaatatttaataaaaatatttacggcatcggtttacgaaaatgaggtcctgaaactaattttttttcaacacCACTAATTTTCAGGTCGTTATATCAAGGGTACCAGAGGTAAATGAGAACTGACAGAGACTATCAACAAGGTCGACAAGCATAGCAAAGAGCTCCTAATAATTAGTTTCAATCCTATCATAACTTAATGACTACAGCACAAATTTTGAGCCAAATATAGCATTGGGGAATTTTAAAACCCCCGTCTCCTTTGAGACCCAACATTCTCAAGGATAATTCAATAGATGTATGTGCTTTCCACCATCAAAGAAGGAACACAACAGATGACTGCATTCATTTGAGAGATGTTATTAAGTCTGCAATGTTGGGAAATGTactcatattgtagtaaacatgtaatatttttctatgtaattgaacgatgaataaataaattaagttaatttcatatttcattattatggcttttgtatttctgtctttcatgttttgcatgcatagtgaaattgtgacaagcaaatattagctcattgattgtctaagttcaaactgatgacaAGTGGCACTATAAGAGCGTTTGCattgcaagaaagacaacttatttcAGTATATAATCTAAGCGAGTccataatcccgtaaaagaacCAAAGTGAGcgtttgattcaaatacttaaaattattattatgtcgtctacaattccaattggggagatgactagtcttgccTATCGGAGTAGTTGAGTCCATGGGTAGAGATATAGATGTACTTATtgaaagaatgatacattggactggacccaagatgaattaattctgaattcgtttgtgaattaattcacttgtgacgttcatggtgtgatttacctaaatcctgattTAGTTACTGACCATGCATATGTAACTCatgtactttgatataagtagaggctaatgctctaaagatgatcaagccTATAGCCGATATGTGTtaggaaatgtgtccatattgtagtaaacatgtaattattttctatgtatttgaacgatgaataaataaatttaacatttcactgttatgtcttttgtattcctgactttcatattttgcatggatagtgaaattgtgacaagaaaatattagttcattgattgtATAAGtttaaactgatgataagtggcactgtaagaatgtttacattgcgagaaagacaacttacttcaatagataatctaaacgagtctataatcctataaaagaatcaaagtgagtatttgattcaaatgcttagaaggattattatgttatCTATAATTCAAATTGAGGAGATTACTAGTCTTAGCTACCAGAGCAATTGACTccatgagtagagacatagatgtattcattggcagaatgatacattggactggaaacaagataaattaattctgaatctatttttgaattaattcacttgtgacattcatggtgtgatttacctaaattctAAGTTATTCACTACCAATGCATATATAACttatgtgttttgatataagtggatacttatgctctaaagatgatcgagcccatagccggtatgttgtGTACATGGCTTGTGTATGACATGTCTTTAGTAGCaccagtggaattcatagctcaattaaagagttaacgatgtcctctcattggcattgtataGATTAATAAAAATGGAACGTGGCCACAAGTTGTTTGTTCTCGAACAAACAATTTATCACGGTCATTTGTTGACAatggtcatattaatcattaagaagacacaatagtgacaatgagataaaataggattgtattgagtgaatgaattttaattcaaaagaatcaaagatatcatataagggtaacacacataacgaggtcattggacaaagtagttggatgaattgttttcgtaaaaaaatacaataagaAGTTTTTAATCATAGTACTTCTTGTAGACTGAccccatgattaagtaattgcgaattatcagaaTGATGCTTTTCGACATAATTTCATTTActaaagcctaattgtatatatCTGATTGGTCTTTccgttagctcaacaaaagctcaatcggactgtatttgaattaaaagaaaattttatgagtttgaaaataatttaattggtcaatttattcaatatgGAATTAACTTGAACGGTTGTAAGAattattcaactagagaatttgattaatgattttttttgaaaaatcaatttggaaaatctaaatgatttttgggaaattaatttttatcaagtaaagttaaattaatcgaattaattaaaattaatatgaccTTTTTGAAAactaattttcaagttagacaattggcccaatgggcaattgaacttgaaaattggacctgagatcgtaaattgggcccaAGAGCCCAAAATCGAGATCAATACCCAAAAATTAGTCGAACCAGGCCTGGTATGTGAAACCAAACTGAACCGGTCAGGCCATCACTGGCCTAGACTGAATAGATAGACACCAAACTAACTTGAGGTGATGGTGACTGCGGCGGCGGCATTCCAGTGGCTGAAAAATGGTCAGCGACAGTGGGTCTTCGGTAGTTGAGCAGTGAAAAAATTACATTCCTACTGGACTCTaccaaagaatttgatttcagattaactattccaaaaataatattattttaacagatttaatattaaatttaatttaatactcctcttaataatattttattaatttaatattaaagtgattaagtttaatcatagatGAACTTTCTAAACTCTCCCTGTATAAAGAGAGTCATgagtcattatttttcacacacttgaattcaagagaaatttgtagagagaaaattgtctggagaaattatttcagaaaatttctaaagatacttggctcaaaagtttagagaaattgtgaaattacctcactggtaaattttgtgaaaaattttctgattcgaagtgagcccacgctcggcagacgtgagcttgaggataacggaaaagactactcggtcgaagcgttcatcctagtcgaatcgaaaatgtacaattttgattaaatgtttattaatttagatatcacaacctagtttttccctaaatttatttccCATTGTGTTTTCCAAACCCAGTTTTTCAATAGTATGTttggtacatgacttgtgtatggcatgactttaccaacaataatggaattcatagcttgattaaagagttaacaatatcctctcattgacattatgtggattgataaatatggaacgtggtcaTGGCTCACAGGTTGCTTGTtttcaaacaagcaatttatcatagtTATTTCTtggcagtgatcatattaatcattaagaaggcacaatggtgacaatgagataaaatatgattgtattgagtgaacagatttaactcaaaggaatcaaagatatcatatgagggtaacacacacatgatgaggttattggacaaagcagttggatgattTATTTTCGTAAAAAAGTATATAATAATGAGTTTTTAATCATGGTACTTCTAGTGGGTTGAAtccataattaaataaattgtgaattatagaaaCGATGCTTCTCGACATAATtgtaattactagagcctaattgtatatgtctgattggtccttccactagctcaacaaaagctcgatcagactgcatttgaatcagaagaaaattctacgactttggaaacaatttaattgagtcaatttattcgattcatgagaattgttcaactagaaaatttgattaaataatttttaaaaaaattaatttggaaaatcttagtgatttttgggaaaattattttttatcaagtaaaattaaattaatcaaattaattaaataagtatgatattttgcaaattaattgtcaagttagacaattggcccataggtaattaaaattgaaaattagacttaaaataaaaaattgggctCAAGAACCTAAAACCGAGATTgaaacccaaaaattggtcgaACCGAGCCTAGTATGTGAACCTGGGTCAACGGTCCAACCGATGGCAGGATCGAGCTGGCCAAGTCATCACTAGCCGGACCGAACCGGCAACATCCGAATCGGCTCAGGGTGTCATGAGGGTGTCGCACCTATGATGGCACCACCTGACATGACAATGTCGGCTGTGGCAATGACGATATTTCGGTGGCTGGCGGGTGATCCTTTGACAGTTGAATAGCAGAGGAGTCACACTCCTATTGGGAATCtaccaaataatttaattttaaattaactattccaaaaatattattttaataattttaatattaaatttaatttaattcttatcttgatagtattttattaatttaatattaaattgattatcttaatattaaatttaatttaatatttatcttatagataaatattctattaatttaatactaaaatgattaagtttaacAATAGTTGAACTCTTTAAAACTCTCCTTGTATAAAGAGagcattgggtcattatttttcacagAGATGAATTCAAGAGAAAGATGTAGAAAGAAAAgtctctgaagaaattatttcaaaatatttctagagatattattttatttacaatttgacccaaaagtttagagaaatggTGAAATTACCCCACTGATAATTCAGAACTTTTCTACGGTCTTCTCTTTGCTAATTCAAACCTTGACCATGCAAGGCCGAAAGCTAAGGAGATTCTTAAAGATTTTCTTTTCTCCTAATATGGTGAGATTTTACAGAAGAAGAAGATAAGAATGAAAATCATTCTCTTTCCTTCTTAAATACATACTCTCACATTTATCAAAGTgttattttattaacattataAGATGTGTTCATCGATGCATCAACCATTCACTAACATTGAAAGTGGACAGTTTCTATATAGAACCTTTTAACGCCTAAAGGTCAAGGATGACTAACTATTACCttcattacaatttaatccttaaactaaaatcaattatcaaatcaACTGAATTATCTAAATAGAATTTCTTATAACAATATAATAGACTAGCAACCATGAAATATGAAAACTTATGGACTCAACCATCAGTAAACGGGTTCTAAAACCACCGTTTCTAGTactgaaattgggttgttacaatcctatatgcttaccttgttttctttcctttccttataGATCATCACCTTGCAAAACTCGTCAAGTCGAATCATCTCAAAACTCACACTATCATCAAATTTGTAGTTGTGTGATCATTTTGTAGTCTagaattgtggcatgtatataggtgttttAGTGTGAACATTAACATGTGAATGTATCTATTACTTGGCAAATATGACATAGTTATTTTGTGTATGTGATGCCCTGGTGATTTGATACTTGTTTGACATTGGTTATGTTCTATGTTAAAGTAAGAAATGATCTATTACTTTATGTTTGGCATGAGGAATGACACAGATCGAGGTGGAAATGGTAGCTTGgttaatgaatgaatgaaatgaataggTATTTGGAAATTGGTACCTTGAAATGTGCTTGTAATAGGAGACTTATCCTTGATTGTTGATGTTCATGCTTAAGGCATATAAACTTTTGATAGGTATAACATACATAAGTGTGTGTAATTAAAGTGAAATGGCATGTTTCAATATGGTATGGCATAAGTAAATATTGGTATTTGAATCGTTGTTGGTATATTTTTCATGCATTGAATTGTTTAAATCTAATTGATGAATAAGTATTGAATGTTTTGATAAGAAGTTGAATTtgaatgtttgaacttgtttgGCATGTTTTCGTATGTTTTGAATCAAGTGGAAGTGGTAATTAGGTGAACATATTGAAAGGTTTGGTTGGAAACTTTGGATTAGGtactaaattttgcatttttgccaaaaataggggtcacatctCGACGACTAGCTTCCCTTGTTGGAACATCGTCTGACAGTAAGTGACATTGCGACATCAAATGACATAAAGTTGTGACGTGACTTATTGTGTTGGCATTGTCAAGAAGAGGAAGTGATGAAGTTGAGACGTCGGtcctaaattttaaaactttacattTTGGTCCTAATTCAAACTTGGATtaacaaaagagcttttgtaagcttgtattagactcaaaaatgattgtttaacataatttgaaCGTGATTAACACTTGATTGCATTTGTGAATGTTTAAATATTGCCTAAATGGTTGTTGTTGCTTCGAAAAAAAAGGTAGCATCCTATAGTTTGGACTCGATGATCAGGTTGAGCGAGAGGTGTTACAGTCGCCCTAACATGTCTCATCCTAAGAGGTCATATCATCGTCACTGCCAAAGGTATCAAATCATACATTCATGTCAACGATCTTAGGACATATAGCTAAGTTTGTCCCCTACTATAAAAGAGTCAAGCAAACAATTAACGTAGATACCACTCCTTTCTAGTCTCTTGACTCTCTCAAAAATTGAAACCACTCCTTCTCGGTCTTCACTCCATTCGCCTTCGTTTAACTACCATATTCTCCCCCTTGTTCACTTTACTGGTTTACAAAATTAATGAAAACTTCATACGGATTAAGAAAGCTTTGGATGCGTATGCATCATCAAACAGGTAACAAGAAAGCTTGTTATATGGAAGGAAGTTAAAAATGACAGTTTGTAACAAAGATAATGCTTTTGTCATAATGTATTTGTTTATGGGGTTGGATTTATTAAGTCTTTTTGAAGGAGGGAATGATGTTAATAGGAAGGAAAATAGGTATACTACTTCAATGGAGTTGAATGAGGTGATGGAGAAGGTTAAGGAGGCTAGGGAGAGATTGGggtataaaataaagaaatgcaGAAAAGAGGTTCCCGAATTGGGGGAAAGGGAGGGTGGTGTTGATGGTGGAAGTGGTGGATATTGTAGAGTTATTTGTTTTGGTGGAGGTTAAGGTGGTGGAAAGCACAGTGGAGTTTGATGAAGGGAAATGGTTGGATTTAAAAGCCAGCCTTGGAGACATTTGTTTCTTGAGATAAGCATATTTTGGGgtgatggttttattttgttaatatatgaaagTTCACtgttttctttcctttattttttggGTGAATTATTTTAGGGTCACATGAATCAatgtaaatatgatttttagCTGCCGGATTTTCTTTTGTTAATTTCTTGGCAAACTTTTATAAATTCCCAAAATTTGATGTTAAAGAAGAAGATAATGATGGTGATAAAGAAGATGAATAGTGGTGAGTCAGAATAGTAAAAATTGATGATACGGTGTACTAAGTCAGATGTTATTATTGAGTTGATGATTGAGTGGGTTAAATGAAAAAATGTTCTAACAATGGTGATGAAATTGAACGAATTTATTTTTGGATAATCAACTAGTCAGTTTactcaaatatttttatttaaacattattaaagaaaattaggatttaaattcaaactaatttttatatattttttaatttccatttaaatgcctataaaaggctgattgattatatttttttttcacttttgctTAAATGTTGTGGAATTAAATGACAGATTCTTTAtttgttttaagaattttaattcTTTTCCATTGTTGAGTTAAGAAGTCTTCAAATTCACCTCGTCACAAATGCGCATTCAAACATATCATAGAATTTCAATCTCACTTGcccataaaagttttaaaaaaatgaacaaaccTAACATAAAGCATTTTCTTTTTTGTCTGAGATCGTTTAATATTTGATAGTAACACTAAATTTCGATTAAATCTAGAATCGAGTTACTTGAAGTGCAAGTTGTTTGTTTTCAACAATTATGTAAACATTCTTCTACATTTACATGTAGAAATCATGTTAGTCAAACAATGCTTCATTGGTATCTTTTGAATGGTAGGAttctatcaattttttttttataattttgctaACAATTCTAATTAGAATTATCTATTAttgattataaccaaaataaatgtaaaaaaaaaagtagagtGAAGATGAGATTTCAAAGCTTCAAAAGGTATTATTAGCTGTTTTAAACGTATTGAAATGACATGGCATATCGTTATATATATAGTAAAGATATATACCGAAAATAATGGACAGGTTTGAGACATGAGAAACAATTTTATATGCctattttccattaaaatttggCTGCTTAAATTTCGGTCTCTCCTGTCTCCTCGTCAATAATATAAAACTTGTTAAGCCATCAAGCTTCCTCAATTTCCTTTCTGCCAAACAATATCTATTCTTGGTGAGTTCTTGATCATCTTAGATTCAGGtaagaaattttgataattattttcatCAATGACACATTATAACTTTGGATTGTAGCATTTGCTTACAAATAGATTTTTGTTGATTTAATTTAGAGTGGTGGCCATGGAAATCTTTCAGAAAGCTAGCGTTGTTCGTTTATGTAGCCACCATGACAAATACTTAATTGCTGAAAATGATCAGGAAACCGTTGGACAAGACCGAGATGGGTCGTCGAGGAACTCACGGTGGGCAGTGGAGTTCGTCGATTCAAGCCCAGTCCATATTCGTCTCAAAAGTTGTTTCGGGAAATACTTGACGGCTTCGAACATGCCGCTTCTTATCGGAATGAGAGGGAAAAAAGTGCTGCAAACGTTGCCGAGAAGACTGGATTCTTCGGTGGAATGGGAACCCATCAGGGAAGGCGTTCAAGTTAGGTTCATGACACGTTACGGCCGGTATTTGCGAGCCAACGCAAAGCTCCCACCGTGGAGGGGTCACATTACACATGATATTCCGCATCGATCGGTGACCCAAGATTGGATTCTTTGGACTGTTGATGTTATAATACATCAGCCACGTGCTCtgcttcctcctcctcctttgGAAACAACAACTTCGGAGCAGTGTTCGGATAAAGAAGAGGATAATAACTCAAATTCGGATGATCTTGGCTCACCTTCAGAAATCTCACTTAGGGGCCCTAGACTTGAGGTTTCATAAACATGCATGCTTTTTATTTAATCcatgcattttttttataaacaatagaaaaagaagaaaagatttaCAAACGTAGGGATGGGGATGGAACCCTGAATCTCATGTCAATCAATTTGAAATCCACACAAGTTTATCGCAATCCATGCATTTTCTTacaacataatatttttttattgaattgtttttgttttttcatatGTAGAGTGGTGAGTCAACTAAGGGTTCACCCGCGGCATTTGAAGGAAGAAAAATTAGTTATGAAGTAGTTGATGAAAATGGTGATGTTGATAAGAAAATCGGGGAACGAACCTTCACATTTAAAGGCAGCGGGGTTGAGGAATTGAAGAAAGTTTTGAAGGTGGAAACGGAGGTGAATGAGGACATTTGGATTTGTTCACGTAACCCTTTGAATGGCAAGCTTTCTCCACTTCGATTGCATCTTCCTCCCAACAATGCAGCTATGCATGTTGTTGCTGTTCCTCAATCATCTAAAGGTAATTTTATTCTATAAATTATAATCCCCTTCAtgttttcaatttgattttacaattttttatctGATTTGGTTCGAAAAATATTGGTAAAAAAATACTTTCAATCCTTTTCTATTTCGAAATTGAACAAATTAATCTCTTTCAAAAAACCGAAAATAATTTCGAAAGGAGTTAGCCTAATATTAAGATAACTTAAAACTTTTATAACTTATCCTTCGCTAAATTACACTCTTAGTTCCACTACACTTTTGTtactaaaagaattgaaatcttacAATTGTGATCATGGAATTTTCTTATTGCTTTGGTTGGCTAAATGAACTACCAAGAATAGGATGATGGTGAGAGAAATTGTAGAATTTCTTTACTCATGTTTCTTTTAGCCATTTTTAGTTTTGGTATAATATTAGTGGAAAATACATTAAGTTTGGATTGAGTGTGGATAGGTATGTGTCATAAATgaatataattttcttttcttttccaagttCTTTAATTATTAGATTTATATGTCTAAATAGGTTTTAGataaaatatttcaatataaaaataaaaagttcggATAACATAGTAACAAAATCAAGACGGTGagatatcatagattttaaaAACACAAATATGGGACCAACTTTATACATTAATATGTGTTCATTATGATATGTTCATTTCTTTCAAGTTTTTGTTATATGTTTagatgattatgattttgttaaGGGTTTCGAGAGATGTCTTTGAAGTGTTATCCACCAAGTAATCAAGTGGATTCAATCAACCGAAAGTATTGTCCCTCGGTTGAGGAGTTTGTCCCCTGTGCTCTACTAAGAGCCAACGTGGCGTCAACAACCACCTTGAGGGTTTGGTTCATAGAACCAGGAGTGCCTCAACCATATATAGACGTATGGCCACTCACCAAGAGGAGGAGTTCAAACCCTAGTGATGAGACACTCATGTCACCTCTTGGTGGATGGTCGTA
The Gossypium hirsutum isolate 1008001.06 chromosome A07, Gossypium_hirsutum_v2.1, whole genome shotgun sequence genome window above contains:
- the LOC107956891 gene encoding uncharacterized protein — translated: MEIFQKASVVRLCSHHDKYLIAENDQETVGQDRDGSSRNSRWAVEFVDSSPVHIRLKSCFGKYLTASNMPLLIGMRGKKVLQTLPRRLDSSVEWEPIREGVQVRFMTRYGRYLRANAKLPPWRGHITHDIPHRSVTQDWILWTVDVIIHQPRALLPPPPLETTTSEQCSDKEEDNNSNSDDLGSPSEISLRGPRLESGESTKGSPAAFEGRKISYEVVDENGDVDKKIGERTFTFKGSGVEELKKVLKVETEVNEDIWICSRNPLNGKLSPLRLHLPPNNAAMHVVAVPQSSKAANELESR